From a region of the Candidatus Brocadia sp. genome:
- a CDS encoding DUF1016 N-terminal domain-containing protein, whose translation MEMNSREFYGVLLSDIKTRIRQAQVKATLSANSEMILMYRDIGRMIQDRQDREGWGATIIPRLARDIRNELPEEKGFSERNIKRMLRFYREYPNILPIMPQAVAQLQQAEKRGLQAGIRGEDELSLFRN comes from the coding sequence ATGGAAATGAACAGCCGTGAATTCTACGGCGTCTTATTGAGCGATATTAAAACCCGCATTCGCCAGGCGCAGGTTAAAGCAACGCTTTCCGCAAACTCGGAGATGATTTTGATGTACAGGGACATCGGGCGAATGATTCAGGACAGGCAAGATCGTGAAGGGTGGGGAGCCACGATTATTCCGCGTCTTGCCAGAGATATACGAAATGAGTTACCGGAAGAGAAAGGATTTTCAGAGCGGAACATCAAGCGAATGCTTCGCTTTTATCGTGAATATCCGAACATATTGCCAATAATGCCACAGGCTGTGGCACAATTACAACAGGCTGAAAAAAGGGGACTTCAGGCCGGAATACGCGGGGAAGATGAACTTTCACTGTTCCGCAATTGA
- a CDS encoding DUF1016 domain-containing protein has protein sequence MNFHCSAIDDMLKHPTDQPTIGLILCQTKDRVLAEYALRDMHKPIGISEYEPTRSLPENLKSGLPSIEEIEAELGRTAGGGNE, from the coding sequence ATGAACTTTCACTGTTCCGCAATTGACGACATGCTCAAACACCCGACCGATCAACCTACTATTGGCCTTATTTTGTGTCAAACGAAAGACAGGGTTCTTGCCGAGTATGCATTGCGAGACATGCATAAACCCATCGGTATATCCGAATATGAACCGACCCGCTCATTGCCGGAAAACCTGAAATCCGGCCTGCCGAGCATTGAGGAGATTGAAGCCGAGCTTGGCAGAACAGCGGGAGGTGGTAATGAGTAA
- a CDS encoding DUF72 domain-containing protein has translation MVDEPRLKGLMPYNPTVTTDLGYFRFHGRNANWFEATASERYDYLYTPDELKVFVSDIKKISGTTRNTLVMFNNCHTGKSVKNALGMLKLLEGYFPA, from the coding sequence ATCGTAGACGAACCCCGACTCAAAGGCCTCATGCCGTATAATCCAACGGTAACAACTGACCTGGGATATTTCAGATTTCACGGTAGGAATGCAAATTGGTTTGAAGCAACAGCATCAGAACGGTATGATTATCTGTATACCCCTGATGAATTGAAGGTTTTTGTGTCTGATATAAAAAAAATATCCGGTACTACCCGGAATACCTTAGTCATGTTCAATAACTGCCATACAGGAAAATCGGTGAAAAATGCACTTGGAATGTTAAAATTGCTTGAAGGATATTTTCCTGCCTGA
- a CDS encoding transposase — translation MSAISPSGRMCFRLEKRKVNAQVLMEFLNQISVQHPRRKVAVIMDQAPCHVAKRIKALNEGSSKLRVFHLPPYSPDLNPDEKVWRHMKHVTLKNHQAQNKKQLGRLVIGALRKIQKNPELTKKFFENYLT, via the coding sequence ATGTCGGCGATTTCGCCATCTGGCAGGATGTGTTTCCGTCTGGAGAAACGAAAAGTTAACGCCCAGGTTCTTATGGAATTTCTGAATCAAATTAGCGTGCAACATCCGCGGCGTAAGGTGGCGGTGATCATGGACCAAGCGCCTTGCCATGTTGCCAAAAGAATTAAAGCATTGAATGAGGGGTCATCGAAGCTACGCGTATTCCATCTGCCGCCGTATTCACCGGATCTGAATCCGGATGAAAAAGTTTGGCGGCATATGAAGCATGTCACGCTAAAGAATCACCAGGCACAGAACAAAAAACAACTTGGACGTTTAGTCATTGGAGCGCTTAGAAAAATACAGAAGAACCCTGAATTGACCAAGAAATTCTTTGAGAATTATTTAACATAA
- a CDS encoding DUF3843 family protein codes for MYFQVNRPPGYVGKADQCLPDIIHDLKRIFIKELDSSYRTFRLTKKHLEELAEVLVEFAEDMHNDIGIWKALEQYHQEFFGVRLPFIHRSEEYGEQEPFNRYRICHLLWVVCSELKPHLILSPVHRDLLRIAALAADFLADRFKKIPRDSGIKTFLAQPNTFGWDVKKKLVWLGQHSYLFRYCFQNYIKETGGKPDISTIDDFICQETTTWSGLGVIDILAAILDITEAQRYTLRCWYERHAALYKIVKIENDFMEAVNLISDKLYTIRMGEGITPFETSQIVFGSLIPWNDEWYWSGEQKIYHNLTDEALPQLKDAFLQTSSRIAYRYCDQLAKKAREMVKIHYHDFVKYHFNDLVIYPDGLSMAADVQKHYRQLYESQSKEVVSQITEKHHLKNPWARISFPQQIMDSNDGIGVYFNADEGQEIMLEFNNVIHGFRKKGMDLTENEIDCIRKFIYSDSISPKFVKRLGDEYGIESISSAFLIPENNDIGYLDYLLRRYKGHFYRNRYPLITLI; via the coding sequence ATGTATTTTCAGGTAAACAGACCTCCTGGATATGTCGGGAAGGCAGACCAATGCCTTCCGGATATAATTCATGACCTTAAGCGGATATTTATTAAAGAACTGGATTCTTCTTACAGGACGTTTCGTTTGACGAAAAAGCATCTTGAAGAGTTAGCGGAGGTATTGGTTGAATTTGCTGAAGACATGCATAACGATATTGGTATCTGGAAGGCATTAGAGCAGTACCATCAGGAATTCTTTGGCGTTCGGCTTCCATTCATTCATCGATCAGAAGAGTATGGAGAACAGGAGCCATTTAATAGATATCGTATTTGCCATCTGCTGTGGGTTGTTTGTTCTGAACTGAAACCACACCTTATCCTTTCGCCTGTTCATAGAGACCTGCTCAGAATTGCTGCACTTGCCGCTGATTTTCTGGCAGACCGATTCAAAAAAATACCTCGTGATTCAGGAATAAAAACATTCCTTGCCCAGCCAAACACCTTTGGCTGGGACGTAAAAAAGAAACTCGTCTGGTTAGGGCAGCATTCATATTTATTCCGTTATTGCTTTCAAAATTATATAAAAGAGACTGGTGGAAAACCTGACATTTCGACAATTGATGATTTCATTTGCCAGGAAACAACAACATGGTCGGGGCTTGGTGTGATTGATATTTTGGCAGCAATATTGGACATTACCGAAGCACAACGATACACCTTACGATGTTGGTATGAAAGGCATGCGGCCTTGTATAAGATTGTGAAGATAGAAAATGATTTCATGGAAGCAGTGAATTTGATCAGTGACAAACTCTATACCATCCGGATGGGAGAAGGTATTACGCCTTTCGAGACCTCACAGATTGTTTTCGGTAGTCTTATACCGTGGAATGACGAATGGTACTGGTCTGGTGAGCAGAAAATTTACCATAATCTAACCGATGAAGCTCTTCCGCAATTGAAGGATGCTTTTCTTCAAACATCATCCAGGATAGCATACCGGTATTGTGATCAACTTGCCAAAAAGGCGAGGGAAATGGTAAAGATTCATTATCATGACTTTGTAAAATATCATTTCAACGATCTGGTTATTTACCCGGACGGTCTTTCTATGGCTGCTGATGTGCAAAAACATTATAGGCAGTTGTATGAATCTCAATCAAAAGAAGTCGTTTCGCAGATCACGGAAAAACACCATTTGAAAAATCCATGGGCAAGAATCTCTTTTCCACAGCAGATAATGGATAGTAATGATGGAATTGGTGTCTATTTTAACGCAGACGAAGGGCAGGAGATCATGCTTGAATTTAACAATGTCATACATGGTTTCAGAAAAAAAGGAATGGACTTAACCGAAAACGAGATAGATTGCATCAGAAAGTTCATATACTCCGATTCAATCAGTCCGAAATTTGTCAAGAGATTAGGAGATGAATACGGAATTGAATCAATTTCATCAGCGTTTTTAATCCCTGAAAATAACGATATCGGTTATTTAGATTATTTACTTCGACGTTACAAGGGGCATTTTTATAGAAACCGTTATCCGCTCATTACACTCATCTAA
- a CDS encoding IS66 family transposase encodes MTIENIDIDATLRKVEKLLSEEKGLSPAIRSMIELLVLVITLLVGRLNRNSRNSSKPPASDPNRTRKSRAKGERKAGGQEGHDGVTLKKVANPDKVEVIKVDRRKYPSGKYRLIGYESRQVFDMKISRVVTEYRAEIVEDAEGSRFVASFPEGVTKAVQYGPDLKAHAVYMSQYQLIPYKRIQEYFEEQMGIPLSEGSLYNFNKDAYESLEAFERKTKEELVKSEVLQADETSINKNGDRYWLHSASNSLWTHFFPHERRGTEAMDSIGILPQFRGILCHDHLKAYYTYTRCTHALCNAHHLRELEGVWEEDKKQPWAKEMKALLEEINRAVKDAGGLLENGESEKYRQRYRGILQNAEAESPPPDETNRKGKRGRVKRTKARNLLERLREYEGDVLRFMDNKNVPFTNNLAENDIRMTKVQQKISGCFRSLDGAKIFCLIRSYLSTCRKQGVNLSQALRMVFRGKLPDFASS; translated from the coding sequence CGATAGAGAATATAGATATAGATGCAACGCTGCGGAAAGTAGAAAAGCTGCTTTCAGAGGAAAAAGGTCTGTCACCTGCCATAAGGTCAATGATAGAGTTGTTGGTGTTAGTGATAACGCTGCTGGTAGGACGTCTGAACCGGAACAGTCGCAACAGTAGTAAGCCGCCCGCAAGCGATCCGAATCGCACGAGAAAGAGCAGGGCGAAAGGAGAGAGGAAGGCAGGTGGGCAAGAGGGTCATGATGGAGTAACGCTGAAAAAGGTAGCCAATCCTGATAAGGTGGAAGTAATAAAAGTAGACCGGAGGAAGTATCCGAGCGGCAAATACAGGTTGATCGGTTATGAGTCGCGTCAGGTGTTTGATATGAAGATTTCAAGGGTGGTAACGGAGTATCGGGCAGAGATAGTTGAGGATGCGGAGGGAAGTAGGTTTGTAGCGTCATTTCCGGAAGGGGTGACAAAGGCAGTGCAGTATGGGCCGGATTTGAAAGCGCACGCAGTATATATGTCACAGTATCAATTGATACCCTATAAGAGGATCCAGGAGTATTTTGAGGAGCAGATGGGGATACCGCTGAGCGAAGGCTCTCTTTACAACTTTAACAAGGATGCCTACGAATCTCTGGAAGCCTTCGAGAGGAAAACCAAGGAAGAACTTGTCAAATCAGAGGTATTGCAGGCAGATGAAACGAGCATCAACAAGAACGGAGACAGGTATTGGCTGCATAGTGCATCCAATAGTTTGTGGACACACTTTTTCCCTCACGAAAGACGTGGGACGGAAGCGATGGATAGTATCGGGATACTGCCCCAGTTTCGGGGGATTCTTTGTCACGACCATTTGAAGGCGTATTACACCTACACCCGCTGTACACATGCGCTCTGTAATGCACACCACCTGAGGGAATTGGAGGGGGTGTGGGAAGAGGATAAGAAGCAACCGTGGGCGAAAGAGATGAAAGCCCTGCTCGAAGAGATAAACCGTGCGGTAAAGGATGCGGGGGGTTTGTTGGAAAACGGCGAGTCTGAGAAATACCGGCAAAGGTACCGGGGGATATTACAAAACGCAGAAGCTGAAAGCCCGCCCCCTGATGAAACGAACCGCAAGGGGAAAAGAGGGCGGGTAAAAAGGACAAAAGCACGGAATCTCCTGGAACGATTACGGGAGTATGAGGGTGATGTGCTCAGATTTATGGACAATAAAAACGTCCCCTTCACGAATAACCTGGCCGAAAACGATATCAGGATGACGAAGGTTCAGCAGAAGATATCGGGCTGTTTTCGTTCTCTGGACGGAGCGAAGATCTTCTGCCTCATCCGTAGTTATCTCTCGACTTGTCGAAAACAAGGGGTAAATTTAAGTCAGGCATTACGGATGGTATTTCGCGGCAAATTGCCTGATTTTGCCAGCTCGTAA
- a CDS encoding IS630 family transposase, with product MKDDGRKLSREVLESYRIRAITLRDKMHYSVKEIGEIFGIKYESVSRWFSQYRRGGIEALKERKAKGKARIVNADDLRWLQSVLQNVATKYGFSTPLWTGTYVRILFRREGKVNLDRSTIWRYLVRLGLSFQKPEKRYSQQDMDLVKTWISKEWPEIQKWAQKNRAIIYFEDESGVSLAPVIGKTWAPIGETPVVRVTGKRAAFWPCRRFRHLAGCVSVWRNEKLTPRFLWNF from the coding sequence ATGAAAGATGACGGAAGGAAGCTGTCAAGGGAGGTATTGGAGTCTTATCGAATCCGGGCGATCACGCTCAGGGATAAGATGCATTATTCCGTTAAAGAAATAGGCGAGATATTTGGCATTAAGTATGAAAGTGTCTCAAGGTGGTTCTCTCAATACCGTCGTGGTGGTATAGAGGCGCTTAAGGAACGCAAAGCAAAGGGCAAGGCGCGAATTGTAAATGCGGATGATTTAAGATGGTTGCAAAGTGTTTTGCAGAATGTCGCGACAAAATATGGTTTTTCGACTCCGCTGTGGACCGGAACATATGTTAGAATTCTTTTCCGGCGAGAAGGAAAAGTGAATTTGGATCGCAGCACAATATGGCGATATCTGGTTCGGTTGGGTTTGAGTTTTCAAAAGCCGGAAAAACGTTATTCACAGCAAGACATGGATTTGGTAAAGACATGGATTAGCAAGGAGTGGCCTGAAATTCAGAAGTGGGCTCAGAAAAACCGGGCTATTATCTATTTTGAGGATGAGTCGGGCGTTTCCCTTGCGCCTGTTATTGGAAAAACATGGGCTCCGATAGGAGAAACCCCCGTTGTGCGTGTGACCGGGAAACGGGCGGCGTTTTGGCCATGTCGGCGATTTCGCCATCTGGCAGGATGTGTTTCCGTCTGGAGAAACGAAAAGTTAACGCCCAGGTTCTTATGGAATTTCTGA